One Trichosurus vulpecula isolate mTriVul1 chromosome 7, mTriVul1.pri, whole genome shotgun sequence genomic region harbors:
- the LOC118855877 gene encoding olfactory receptor 14A2-like — MANLTMVTEFLLMGFSNIWELQVLHAMFFLLIYLMALMGNLLIFTLISLDEHLHSPMYFFLKNLSFLDFCLISTTVPKSIANSLSHSHYISLLECILQLFLVIFFASSELFLLTVMSYDRYAAICQPLNYEVIMNKGACVKMAAASWLTGGLFGVLYTVSTFILPFCSSNEIHQFFCDVPSLLRISCSDTHIALDVTTAIGFSLGILCCISITISYGPIFSTVLKIPTAEGRSKAFSTCLPHLFVLMLFITTAAMSYLSPPLDSDSVLDLLLSVFYIVVPPTLNPIIYCLRNKDVKTSLKKLVA, encoded by the coding sequence ATGGCCAATCTCACCATGGTGACAGAAtttctcctcatgggcttttcCAATATTTGGGAGCTTCAGGTCTTACATGCCATGTTCTTCTTGCTAATCTACCTAATGGCTCTGATGGGGAACCTGCTCATCTTCACCCTCATCTCTCTTGATGAGCATCTTCACTCCCCCATGTACTTTTTCCTGAAGAACTTGTCCTTTTTAGATTTTTGCCTAATTTCTACCACAGTCCCTAAATCCATTGCAAATTCCCTCAGCCACAGCCATTACATCTCTCTGTTGGAGTGTATATTACAgctttttttagttattttctttGCATCATCAGAGCTTTTTCTCCTAACAGTGATGTCCTATGACCGTTACGCGGCCATCTGCCAGCCCCTAAACTATGAAGTCATCATGAACAAAGGGGCTTGTGTAAAGATGGCAGCTGCTTCCTGGCTCACTGGAGGTTTGTTTGGGGTCCTATACACAGTTAGTACATTCATTTTGCCTTTCTGTAGCTCTAATGAGATACATCAGTTCTTCTGTGATGTCCCATCCTTACTCAGAATCTCTTGCTCTGATACACATATTGCACTTGATGTCACTACAGCTATTGGGTTCAGTTTAGGGATTCTCTGCTGCATTTCCATTACTATCTCTTATGGTCCTATTTTTTCAACTGTGCTGAAGATTCCAACTGCAGAGGGTCGGTCAAAAGCCTTTTCCACTTGCCTACCCCACCTCTTTGTGCTCATGCTGTTTATTACAACTGCAGCCATGTCTTATCTAAGCCCACCTTTGGACTCTGACTCGGTTCTGGATCTATTGTTGTCTGTGTTCTATATAGTGGTGCCTCCAACCCTGAACCCTATCATCTATTGCCTGAGGAACAaggatgtgaagacttccctaaAGAAGCTCGTAGCCTGA